The Sphingobium sp. BYY-5 genome contains a region encoding:
- a CDS encoding [protein-PII] uridylyltransferase, with the protein MVMQFPALGARRAIIDRRAISDTILALAQEHRGDLMRLRGLIVKELKAALDHGRDEVAQRLEARPTRGREAVSAFAFLIDQIVRLLYDATTHHLYPAANRSTGERIALIAVGGYGRGEMAPHSDVDIGFITPWKPTGWTEQVIESMLYSLWDLGLKVGHSSRSVDETMRMAKSDLTVRTALLEARYIWGDRALYEETSTRFDAEVMQGNARAFVTEKLVERDERHKRMGDSRYVVEPNVKEGKGGLRDLHTLFWIGKYVNRVRSVADLVDVGLLTQSELRQFQKAEDFLWAVRCHLHTITGRAEDRLTFDLQIETATRMHFTDRAGRSGVERFMRYYFLNAKTVGDLTAVFLAHLDDQMGPKGRRYIPSIFRRPKKLDGFVLERGRLALPSDDFFQADPVRLLDIFAAADKHGLQIHPSALRAASRDAGLITAKIRKDPRANAAFMEVLTSPRDPETVLRWMNESTVFGRFVPDFRRVVAQMQFDMYHHYTVDEHTIRAVGLLARIEKGELEQDHPLSTELMGRLLSRRVLYVAVLLHDIAKGRGGDHSLLGAEVAEHLCPRLGLTPAETETVAWLVRYHLLMSATAFKRDLADYKTILDFVEVVQSPERLRLLLCLTVVDIRAVGPGVWNSWKRQLLGDLYDAAEELLRLGHKQKGRSERVAAKQEALRQALHMDEAAFEAFGKRLPESYWIAEPEDILVHNAQHILASGDSPLSIAAHYYPQRGATLVTVYATDHPGLFYRIAGAIHLAGGNIIDARIHTTRDGVAIDNFLVQDPFGGAFHSPEQLQRIRNAIEDSLSNRHRLITKLAARPLPRTRAEAFRIEPNVLIDNKASNRFTVVEVNARDRPALLFSLANALFQSKVTVHSAHVATYGERAVDTFYVTDLLGGKIESKARLQTLERRLLEAAGGEVGEALERA; encoded by the coding sequence ATGGTCATGCAGTTCCCCGCTCTGGGAGCGCGCCGCGCGATCATCGACAGGCGCGCGATTTCCGACACGATTCTCGCCCTGGCGCAGGAGCATCGGGGCGATCTGATGCGTTTGCGCGGATTGATCGTCAAGGAATTGAAGGCGGCGCTCGACCATGGCCGGGACGAGGTGGCGCAACGGCTGGAGGCGCGGCCCACGCGCGGGCGCGAGGCAGTGAGCGCCTTCGCCTTCCTGATCGACCAGATTGTGCGCCTGCTCTACGACGCGACCACGCATCACCTCTATCCGGCAGCCAATCGCAGCACCGGCGAGCGGATCGCGCTGATCGCGGTGGGTGGCTATGGCCGGGGCGAAATGGCGCCGCACAGCGACGTCGACATTGGCTTCATCACCCCCTGGAAGCCCACGGGCTGGACCGAGCAGGTGATCGAATCCATGCTCTATTCGCTCTGGGATCTGGGATTAAAGGTGGGCCATAGCAGCCGCTCGGTCGACGAGACGATGCGGATGGCCAAGAGCGACCTTACCGTGCGCACTGCTTTGCTGGAGGCACGCTATATCTGGGGCGACCGCGCGCTCTATGAGGAAACCTCCACCCGCTTCGACGCCGAGGTGATGCAGGGCAATGCCCGCGCCTTCGTCACCGAAAAGCTGGTGGAGCGCGACGAGCGGCACAAGCGGATGGGCGACAGCCGTTATGTCGTCGAACCCAATGTGAAGGAAGGCAAGGGGGGGCTGCGCGACCTGCACACCCTCTTCTGGATCGGCAAATATGTGAACCGGGTGCGGTCGGTCGCCGATCTGGTCGATGTCGGTCTGTTGACGCAGAGCGAGTTGCGGCAGTTCCAGAAAGCCGAGGATTTCCTCTGGGCGGTGCGCTGCCACCTGCATACCATCACCGGGCGCGCCGAAGACCGGCTGACCTTCGACCTGCAAATCGAAACGGCAACGCGGATGCATTTCACCGACCGCGCCGGCCGGTCGGGCGTCGAGCGTTTCATGCGCTATTATTTCCTCAACGCGAAAACGGTGGGCGACCTCACCGCCGTCTTCCTGGCGCATCTGGACGATCAAATGGGGCCGAAGGGACGGCGCTACATCCCGTCCATCTTCCGCCGACCCAAGAAACTGGACGGCTTCGTGCTGGAACGGGGCAGGCTGGCGCTGCCGAGCGACGATTTCTTCCAGGCGGACCCGGTGCGGCTGCTGGACATCTTCGCCGCCGCGGACAAGCATGGGCTTCAGATCCATCCCAGCGCCTTGCGCGCCGCAAGCCGCGACGCCGGCCTGATTACCGCCAAGATACGCAAGGACCCGCGCGCCAACGCCGCCTTCATGGAGGTGCTGACTTCCCCGCGCGATCCCGAAACGGTGCTGCGATGGATGAATGAATCCACCGTATTCGGCCGCTTCGTCCCCGACTTCCGCCGCGTCGTCGCGCAGATGCAGTTCGACATGTATCATCATTATACGGTCGATGAGCATACCATCCGCGCGGTCGGGCTGCTGGCGCGCATCGAAAAGGGGGAACTGGAACAGGACCACCCCCTTTCGACCGAACTGATGGGCCGGCTCCTCTCACGCCGGGTTCTCTATGTCGCCGTGCTGCTGCACGACATCGCCAAGGGGCGCGGTGGCGACCATAGCCTGCTGGGAGCGGAGGTGGCGGAACATCTCTGCCCGCGCCTTGGCCTCACCCCCGCCGAGACCGAAACGGTGGCCTGGCTGGTGCGCTACCATCTCCTCATGTCGGCGACCGCCTTCAAGCGCGATCTCGCCGACTATAAAACCATCCTCGATTTCGTCGAAGTGGTGCAAAGCCCTGAGCGGCTGCGGCTGCTGCTCTGCCTGACCGTGGTCGATATCCGCGCCGTGGGGCCGGGCGTCTGGAATAGCTGGAAGCGTCAGTTGCTGGGCGACCTCTACGATGCGGCCGAAGAACTGCTGCGCCTGGGTCACAAGCAGAAGGGGCGCAGCGAGCGCGTCGCCGCCAAGCAGGAAGCGCTGCGCCAGGCGCTACACATGGATGAGGCGGCGTTCGAAGCCTTTGGCAAGCGCCTCCCGGAATCCTATTGGATCGCCGAGCCTGAAGACATATTGGTCCACAACGCCCAGCATATCCTGGCGTCGGGCGATTCTCCGCTGTCGATCGCGGCCCATTATTATCCGCAGCGCGGCGCGACGCTCGTCACCGTCTACGCCACCGACCATCCGGGCCTATTCTACCGGATCGCCGGCGCGATTCACCTGGCGGGGGGCAACATCATCGACGCGCGCATCCATACGACGCGCGACGGCGTCGCCATCGACAATTTCCTGGTACAGGACCCGTTCGGCGGCGCCTTTCACAGTCCCGAACAATTGCAGCGCATCCGCAACGCGATCGAGGATTCGCTGTCCAACCGGCATCGCCTTATCACCAAATTGGCCGCCCGCCCCCTGCCCCGCACCCGCGCGGAGGCTTTCCGCATCGAACCGAACGTGCTGATCGACAACAAGGCATCGAACCGCTTCACCGTAGTGGAGGTCAACGCCCGCGACCGGCCGGCGCTGCTGTTCAGCCTGGCCAATGCGCTGTTCCAGTCGAAGGTCACGGTCCACAGCGCCCATGTCGCCACCTATGGCGAGCGCGCGGTCGATACTTTTTACGTCACCGACCTTCTGGGTGGAAAGATCGAAAGCAAGGCGCGGTTGCAGACGCTGGAACGACGCCTGCTGGAGGCGGCCGGCGGCGAGGTGGGCGAGGCGCTGGAGCGGGCGTAG
- the mutS gene encoding DNA mismatch repair protein MutS encodes MAKSTDTAAPPSGQPTPMMAQYLALKAEAQDCLLFYRMGDFFELFFDDAKMAAATLDIALTSRGEHGGAPIPMCGVPVHSAEGYLARLIKGGHRVAIAEQTETPAQAKARGGKALVVRAIVRYVTAGTLTEETLLDSRRDNMLVALAQVGGSLENGGSGEIGIAAADISTGRFETMTCPMADLPAELARLRPSETVVAEGSTIDIADSHPFDRAAFSSSRAEDALKRLFGVATLDGFGQFGRAELAAMGGLIAYLDHAGKGTLPFLAPPLRKTSGGHVAIDAATRESLEIVATMAGSRAGSLLGAIDRTVTGAGARLLGQDLSAPLMDLAMIEARLGLVQLFHDDALLRDQLRAALRALPDIGRALGRVAVGRGSPRDLGQLRDGLGEARLLRERLGRLADAPQLLLQLLPALDGHGELVDALSRALVPAPPTETANGGYIADGYDPALDELRRMAGDGRRAIAALEARYREQTGISSLKIRHNGVLGYHVEVPARAADALMAPTSGFTHRQTLAGVVRFNSIDLHEEAGRVAQAGAHALVAEAAHLEELINAVLDRKADIARAADALARLDVAASLAERAAEGGWQRPHFVPADSAGQCLDIVGGRHPVVEDALRREGQPFVANDCRLAEADRLWLVTGPNMGGKSTFLRQNALIVILAQAGGYVPAQSATLTLVDRLFSRVGASDNLAKGRSTFMVEMVETAAILAQATERSFVILDEVGRGTSTYDGLALAWAVVEAVHEVNRCRCLFATHYHELTRLAETLSSLSLHHVRAREWKGDLILLHELAEGPADRSYGLAVARLAGLPPAVLKRAKDVLARLEAGKARTGGIAAGLDDLPLFAAVAVQEEEKADPLRAAIEAIDADALSPREALDHLYRLKQLAADVAPD; translated from the coding sequence ATGGCGAAATCGACTGACACAGCGGCCCCACCCTCCGGCCAGCCGACCCCGATGATGGCGCAGTATCTGGCGCTGAAGGCCGAAGCGCAGGATTGCCTGCTCTTCTATCGCATGGGCGACTTTTTCGAACTGTTCTTCGACGACGCCAAAATGGCGGCCGCCACGCTCGACATTGCGCTCACCAGCCGGGGCGAGCATGGCGGCGCGCCCATCCCGATGTGCGGCGTGCCGGTGCACAGCGCCGAAGGCTATCTGGCGCGGCTCATCAAGGGCGGCCATCGCGTCGCCATCGCCGAACAGACCGAAACGCCTGCGCAGGCCAAGGCGCGCGGCGGGAAGGCATTGGTGGTGCGCGCGATCGTCCGCTACGTCACCGCCGGGACGCTCACCGAGGAAACCCTGCTCGATTCCCGGCGTGACAATATGCTGGTCGCGCTGGCGCAGGTAGGCGGGTCGCTGGAAAATGGGGGATCGGGCGAGATCGGCATCGCCGCCGCCGATATTTCGACCGGCCGGTTCGAAACGATGACCTGTCCCATGGCCGACCTGCCCGCCGAACTGGCGCGGCTGCGGCCAAGCGAGACGGTGGTGGCCGAAGGATCGACGATCGATATCGCGGACTCGCATCCGTTCGATCGTGCCGCCTTTTCCAGCAGCCGCGCGGAAGACGCTCTCAAGCGCCTGTTCGGGGTCGCGACACTCGACGGCTTCGGCCAGTTCGGGCGGGCGGAGCTTGCGGCGATGGGCGGGCTGATCGCCTATCTCGACCATGCGGGCAAAGGTACGCTTCCTTTCCTCGCGCCACCGCTGCGCAAGACCAGCGGCGGTCATGTCGCCATCGATGCGGCAACGCGCGAGAGCCTGGAGATCGTCGCGACCATGGCCGGGTCGCGCGCCGGCAGCCTGCTGGGCGCGATCGACCGGACGGTGACAGGCGCGGGCGCGCGCCTGCTGGGGCAGGATCTGTCGGCTCCGTTGATGGACCTCGCCATGATCGAGGCGCGGCTGGGGCTGGTCCAGCTTTTCCATGACGATGCGTTGCTGCGTGACCAGTTGCGCGCGGCGCTGCGTGCCCTGCCCGATATCGGCCGGGCGCTGGGCCGCGTGGCGGTGGGGCGCGGGTCGCCCCGCGACCTCGGCCAGCTCCGCGATGGCCTCGGCGAAGCGCGACTGTTGCGCGAACGGCTGGGCCGTCTGGCCGATGCGCCCCAACTCCTGCTGCAACTTCTCCCCGCGCTCGACGGCCATGGCGAACTGGTCGATGCCCTGTCGCGCGCGCTGGTCCCGGCGCCGCCGACCGAGACGGCCAATGGCGGCTATATCGCCGACGGCTACGACCCCGCGCTCGACGAACTGCGCCGCATGGCCGGCGACGGCCGCCGCGCCATCGCCGCGCTGGAGGCCAGATATCGCGAGCAGACCGGCATTTCCTCGCTCAAGATCCGGCACAATGGCGTGCTGGGCTATCATGTCGAGGTGCCGGCACGCGCCGCCGACGCGCTGATGGCGCCGACCAGCGGCTTCACCCATCGCCAGACGCTGGCCGGCGTGGTGCGCTTCAATTCGATCGACCTGCATGAGGAGGCCGGGCGCGTGGCGCAGGCGGGTGCCCATGCCCTGGTCGCCGAGGCCGCCCATCTGGAAGAACTCATCAACGCGGTGCTCGACCGCAAGGCCGACATCGCCCGCGCCGCTGATGCGCTGGCCCGGCTCGACGTTGCCGCCTCGCTCGCCGAACGCGCGGCCGAGGGCGGCTGGCAACGGCCGCATTTCGTGCCGGCGGACAGCGCGGGGCAGTGCCTGGATATCGTGGGCGGGCGGCATCCTGTGGTGGAGGATGCGCTGCGGCGCGAGGGCCAGCCCTTCGTCGCCAACGACTGTCGCCTGGCCGAAGCCGACCGGCTCTGGCTCGTCACCGGCCCCAATATGGGCGGCAAGTCGACCTTCCTGCGGCAGAATGCGCTGATCGTCATCCTGGCGCAGGCCGGCGGCTATGTTCCCGCGCAATCGGCGACGCTGACCCTGGTCGACCGCCTGTTCAGCCGGGTCGGCGCGTCGGACAATCTCGCCAAAGGCCGCTCCACCTTCATGGTCGAGATGGTGGAAACCGCCGCCATCCTGGCGCAGGCGACAGAGCGCAGCTTCGTCATTCTGGATGAGGTGGGGCGCGGCACGTCGACCTATGACGGGCTGGCGCTGGCATGGGCCGTGGTGGAAGCGGTGCATGAGGTCAATCGCTGCCGCTGCCTGTTCGCCACCCATTATCATGAGCTGACGCGGCTCGCCGAAACCCTCTCCTCGCTCTCGCTCCACCATGTCCGCGCCCGCGAATGGAAGGGCGACCTCATCCTGCTGCATGAACTGGCCGAAGGGCCGGCGGATCGCAGCTATGGCCTGGCGGTGGCGCGGCTGGCGGGGCTGCCGCCTGCCGTGCTCAAGCGGGCAAAGGATGTGCTGGCGCGGCTGGAAGCGGGCAAGGCCAGGACCGGTGGAATCGCCGCCGGCCTCGACGACCTGCCGCTATTCGCGGCCGTCGCGGTGCAGGAAGAGGAGAAGGCCGACCCCTTGCGCGCCGCGATCGAGGCGATCGACGCGGACGCGCTTTCCCCGCGCGAGGCGCTCGATCACCTCTATCGGCTGAAACAACTGGCCGCCGACGTGGCGCCCGACTAG
- a CDS encoding exodeoxyribonuclease III, which yields MADMLSICSWNINSVRARIDIVEQLLRQEAPDILCLQETKVVNEIFPADMFRRLGYVHQVLNGQRMHHGVAIMSKVPIHEDDRFDWQANGEARHVGVRLDNGVRIENVYVPAGGDVPDREVNPKFGQKLDFLERMIQWSSDLDNKPTILTGDFNIAPLECDVWSHKQLLNVVSHTPIECEILARLQTSNDWIDIGRHFHPAPARLYTWWSYRAKDWAESDRGRRLDHMWMTKDVADKAISHRVVEPARSWIKPSDHIPIITEFAF from the coding sequence ATGGCCGATATGCTCTCCATTTGCTCCTGGAACATCAACAGCGTCCGCGCGCGCATCGACATCGTCGAACAGCTATTGCGGCAGGAAGCTCCCGATATATTGTGCCTGCAGGAAACCAAGGTGGTGAACGAAATCTTCCCCGCCGACATGTTCCGGCGGCTGGGCTATGTGCATCAGGTGCTGAACGGCCAGCGGATGCACCATGGCGTCGCGATCATGAGCAAGGTTCCCATCCATGAGGACGACCGGTTCGACTGGCAGGCCAATGGCGAGGCGCGCCATGTCGGCGTGCGACTCGACAATGGCGTGCGGATCGAGAATGTCTATGTTCCGGCGGGTGGCGATGTGCCGGACCGGGAGGTGAATCCCAAATTCGGCCAGAAGCTCGATTTCCTGGAGCGCATGATCCAATGGTCTTCGGACCTCGATAACAAGCCCACCATCCTGACCGGCGACTTCAACATCGCGCCGCTGGAATGCGACGTGTGGAGCCACAAACAATTGCTGAACGTCGTCAGCCACACGCCGATCGAGTGCGAGATTCTGGCGCGTCTCCAGACGTCGAACGACTGGATCGATATCGGCCGCCATTTCCATCCGGCGCCGGCGCGGCTCTACACCTGGTGGAGCTATCGTGCGAAGGATTGGGCGGAATCGGATCGCGGCCGCCGGCTCGACCATATGTGGATGACGAAGGATGTTGCGGACAAGGCGATCAGCCACCGCGTGGTCGAACCGGCGCGGAGCTGGATCAAGCCGTCCGACCATATCCCCATCATCACCGAGTTCGCCTTCTGA
- a CDS encoding outer membrane lipoprotein carrier protein LolA, translating to MKRMIAPLALVLAVAPLVVSTLPAAAQQGQGGQTQSDLSQVNAYIRAVTTMTADFSQTDRNGQTLTGQLTLKQPGKVRFQYQKGVPLLIVGDGKALTMIDYEVRQVQRWPIGNSPLGALLDPNKDLSKFGKVVPTGDPSILSVEARDPKRPEFGTISMIFKRDPASPAGLQLYGWVALDSQNNRTAVRLTNQRYGVPVADSAFRWTDPRPKGRSAGG from the coding sequence ATGAAGCGCATGATTGCGCCCCTCGCGCTTGTCCTTGCCGTCGCGCCGCTGGTCGTTTCCACCCTGCCCGCCGCCGCGCAGCAGGGACAAGGGGGACAGACACAGTCGGACTTGAGTCAGGTCAACGCCTATATCCGCGCCGTCACCACCATGACCGCCGATTTCAGCCAGACCGACCGCAATGGCCAGACGCTGACCGGCCAGCTTACCCTGAAGCAGCCGGGCAAGGTGCGCTTCCAATATCAGAAGGGCGTGCCGTTGCTGATCGTGGGCGACGGCAAGGCGCTGACCATGATCGATTATGAGGTGCGGCAGGTGCAGCGCTGGCCGATCGGCAATTCGCCGCTGGGCGCGCTGCTCGATCCCAACAAGGATCTGTCGAAATTCGGCAAGGTCGTGCCCACCGGCGACCCGTCGATCCTCAGTGTCGAGGCGCGCGATCCCAAGCGGCCCGAATTCGGCACCATCAGCATGATCTTCAAGCGCGATCCGGCCAGCCCGGCGGGCCTGCAGCTCTATGGCTGGGTCGCGCTCGATTCGCAGAATAACCGCACGGCGGTGCGCCTGACCAACCAGCGTTACGGCGTTCCGGTGGCCGATTCCGCCTTCCGCTGGACCGATCCGCGTCCGAAGGGGCGTTCGGCGGGCGGCTGA
- a CDS encoding L,D-transpeptidase family protein → MSVVYVESGAGRLTFGDIAMACTIGRGGACLAAHKREGDGCTPLGTWAIWGVLLRPGKVEATGIRLPWRWVRANDGWSDDIADPAYNRPVRLPRAFSAENLIRSDDAYDVIVVLGHNDAPPVPGRGSAIFFHLSEGRPTAGCVAVERKDMLRLLPLLKPNDVMEIV, encoded by the coding sequence ATGAGCGTCGTCTACGTCGAGAGCGGCGCGGGCCGCCTGACCTTTGGTGACATCGCCATGGCCTGCACCATCGGCCGCGGCGGCGCCTGCCTGGCAGCGCACAAGCGGGAGGGGGACGGGTGCACGCCGCTTGGGACATGGGCGATCTGGGGCGTATTGCTGCGTCCGGGCAAGGTCGAGGCGACGGGAATCCGCCTGCCCTGGCGCTGGGTGCGCGCGAATGACGGCTGGTCGGACGATATCGCCGATCCGGCCTATAACCGCCCCGTGCGCCTGCCGCGCGCCTTCTCCGCCGAAAATCTGATCCGTAGCGACGATGCCTATGACGTCATCGTCGTGCTTGGCCATAATGATGCGCCGCCGGTGCCGGGGCGGGGCAGCGCGATCTTCTTCCACCTCTCGGAAGGCCGCCCCACCGCCGGCTGCGTCGCCGTGGAGCGGAAAGACATGCTGCGGCTCCTGCCCTTGCTAAAGCCAAACGATGTGATGGAGATCGTCTGA
- the ribA gene encoding GTP cyclohydrolase II gives MSSRNAARAIDALRRGWAVRLAAPDGAIRLMAIEGADAVTLGGFDPDSEADILISAARAETLKLSNQLAAADPELPVLVVRTPWIDADVATAIADPVLDLASPLKGPFRARPLSAPQAARAALRLARLAGILPAYFVADGDGPVEAEVSADDIAAYDDAVHLAVATRARLPVSASETGEIVAFRSPDEPREHVALIVGRRDASPPVIRLHSECLTGDVLGSLKCDCGPQLHQALHQIADAPWGILLYLRQEGRGIGLVNKLRAYALQDQGFDTVDANVRLGFAIDARDFSVAARMLDLLGVGEVRLLTNNPNKVTGLEAAGIKVVERLPIILPANPHNEHYLATKRDRTGHQL, from the coding sequence ATGTCCAGCCGGAACGCCGCCCGCGCCATTGATGCGCTTCGGCGCGGCTGGGCGGTGCGCCTGGCCGCGCCTGACGGCGCGATCCGGCTGATGGCGATCGAGGGGGCAGACGCCGTGACGCTGGGCGGCTTCGATCCCGACAGCGAAGCGGACATCTTGATCTCCGCCGCGCGCGCCGAAACATTGAAGCTTTCCAACCAGTTGGCGGCAGCCGATCCAGAGCTGCCAGTGCTGGTCGTACGCACCCCCTGGATCGATGCGGACGTGGCGACCGCCATCGCCGATCCGGTGCTGGATCTTGCCTCGCCGCTTAAGGGGCCGTTCCGCGCTCGCCCGCTGTCCGCGCCGCAAGCGGCCAGGGCAGCGCTGCGTCTGGCGCGTCTGGCCGGGATTCTGCCCGCCTATTTCGTGGCTGATGGCGATGGTCCGGTCGAAGCGGAGGTGAGCGCCGACGACATCGCCGCCTATGACGATGCTGTCCATCTCGCTGTCGCAACCCGTGCGCGCCTGCCCGTGTCGGCCAGCGAGACGGGGGAGATCGTCGCCTTTCGCAGCCCGGACGAACCGCGCGAGCATGTCGCGCTGATCGTCGGCAGGCGCGACGCATCGCCGCCCGTCATCCGCCTGCACAGCGAATGCCTGACCGGCGATGTGCTGGGCAGCCTGAAATGCGATTGTGGGCCACAGCTTCATCAGGCGCTGCATCAGATCGCCGATGCGCCCTGGGGCATATTGCTCTATCTGCGGCAGGAAGGACGTGGCATCGGCCTGGTCAACAAGCTGCGCGCCTATGCGCTGCAGGACCAGGGATTCGATACGGTCGACGCCAATGTGCGGCTGGGTTTCGCCATCGACGCGCGCGACTTTTCGGTCGCGGCGCGAATGCTCGACCTGCTCGGCGTGGGTGAGGTGCGGTTGCTCACCAATAACCCGAATAAGGTGACGGGATTGGAAGCGGCGGGAATCAAAGTGGTGGAGCGGCTGCCGATCATCCTGCCGGCCAACCCGCACAATGAACATTATCTGGCGACCAAGCGCGATCGCACCGGCCACCAGCTATGA